In a single window of the Coffea eugenioides isolate CCC68of chromosome 3, Ceug_1.0, whole genome shotgun sequence genome:
- the LOC113766292 gene encoding uncharacterized protein LOC113766292: MSPYRLVFGKLCHLPVEFEYKAFWTIKQCNMKIEEAGAHRKLDLQELEEIRNEAYENTLIYKERSKVFHDQKISRKTFVVGQKVFLHQSKFKLFPVEIQNTKTNKKFVVNGYRLKTLLRGFCR; the protein is encoded by the exons ATGTCACCCTATAGATTGGTATTCGGGAAGCTGTGTCACCTTCCAGTGGAATTTGAGTACAAGGCCTTTTGGACGATAAAGCAGTGCAACATGAAGATAGAGGAGGCCGGTGCCCATCGGAAGTTGGACTTGCAGGAATTGGAGGAGATCCGGAATGAAGCGTATGAGAATACATTGATCTACAAGGAGAGGAGTAAGGTGTTCCACGACCAAAAAATCTCTAGGAAGACCTTTGTAGTTGGTCAGAAGGTTTTCCTACACCAATCCAAGTTCAAATTATTCCCAG TGGAAATCCAAAATACTAAGACAAACAAGAAGTTTGTGGTAAATGGGTATCGTCTCAAAACACTATTACGAGGGTTTTGCAGATAG